Proteins encoded by one window of Kwoniella dejecticola CBS 10117 chromosome 7, complete sequence:
- a CDS encoding aconitate hydratase, mitochondrial: protein MSRILRRTPLRLGRGFATASKIQGSPLESGTFIDYEGVSQQIRRVRRRHGKPLTLSEKILYGHLEDPDDQELKRGASQLRLRPKRVALHDANAQMALLQYMTTGIPRVRVPTSVHTDHLITARDGAAQDMERAIAVNKEVYDFLQTACAKYGIAFWRPGAGILHQVIFEQYAYPGGLMIGSDSHTPNAAGLGMLGIGVGGMEAVDVMAGLAYEVKHPNIIGVNLTGQLGPWSTTKDIILKVASILTVRGGTGSIIEYMGPGAEQLSATGMGTIGNMGAEVGATCSIFPYNRGMADYLDLTGRSTIAQAAQGYKHDLKADEGAEYDRMIDINLSELEPHINGPFTPDLSWSISNMPQAIEGKEWPTKISAALIGSCTNSSYEDLSRAASIAEQATKAGLKLQTELLIGPGSEEIRATVGRDGILSELEDAGGLVLANACGACVGQWERPTIEKGTKNTIISSFNRNFVGRQDGNPATHSFVASPELVTAMAFSGDLHFNPLKDSIKLADGSDFRFSPPRGSALPDKGYERTLEFYEAPPVDASDVTLAVDPSSSRIQLITPFEEWSGEDHQDLKMLIKVRGKCTTDHISAAGPWYKYRGHLQNISQNLLIGAINDENGKANQIRNSDTGEFGTVPSVAEYYRDNGKKWAIVAGDNYGEGSSREAAALSPRYMGCFSVIARSMARIHETNLKKQGLLPLFFKDPADYDSIKPGAGLRLSNLLALSPGSPVYLAYTNPGQEAMQAELFHTLTERQIGWFRAGSALNTLRPRS from the exons ATGTCTCGCATACTTCGAAGGACACCGCTGCGACTTGGGAGAGGATTCGCAACCGCGAGCAAAATTCAAGGAAGCCCGCTAGAATCAGGCACGTTCATAGATTATGAGGGAGTTTCGCAACAGATACGGCGAGTCAGGCGACG ACATGGCAAgcctttgactttgtcggAGAAGATCCTGTACGGACATTTAGAAGACCCAGATGATCAGGAACTGAAGAGAGGAGCATCGCAATTGCGACTACGACCCAAA CGGGTAGCTTTGCATG ATGCGAACGCACAGATGGCATTGCTCCAATACATGACCACCGGCATTCCTCGAGTACGAGTACCAACCTCCGTCCACACTGATCATCTGATTACGGCTAGAGATGGAGCAGCCCAAGACATGGAAAGGGCAATAGCGGTCAATAAAGAGGTGTATGACTTTCTGCAGACAGCATGTGCCAAGTATGGTATCGCTTTCTGGAGACCTGGAGCTGGAATATTACACCAAGTCATCTTCGAGCAATACGCGTATCCTGGTGGTCTGATGATTGGATCCGACTCGCATACTCCTAACGCTGCTGGCTTAGGCATGCTAGGGATAGGAGTAGGAGGCATGGAAGCTGTCGACGTTATGGCCGGATTAGCGTACGAAGTGAAACATCCGAACATCATCGGGGTCAATCTTACCGGTCAGCTCGGTCCTTGGTCAACAACTAAAGACATTATCCTGAAGGTAGCTTCCATTTTGACTGTAAGAGGTGGAACGGGATCGATTATCGAGTACATGGGACCAGGCGCTGAGCAGCTTTCCGCCACTGGGATGGGCACTATCGGAAACATGGGAGCCGAAGTGGGCGCTACTTGCTCGATCTTCCCGTATAATCGCGGAATGGCCGACTACCTCGATCTCActggaagatcgacaattGCCCAAGCAGCGCAAGGATACAAGCACGACCTGAAGGCGGATGAGGGAGCCGAGTATGATCGGATGATTGATATC AACCTGTCAGAGCTTGAGCCGCACATCAATGGTCCTTTCACCCCAGACCTCTCGTGGTCAATATCGAACATGCCTCAAGCAATAGAAGGCAAAGAATGGCCCACAAAGATCAGCGCTGCATTGATCGGATCGTGTACCAATTCATCATACGAAGATCTCTCGCGGGCAGCAAGCATTGCTGAGCAAGCCACAAAGGCGGGCCTCAAGCTTCAAACAGAATTGCTGATTGGTCCAGGGTCGGAGGAAATTCGTGCGACTGTAGGCAGGGATGGTATTCTGagtgagctggaagatgcaGGAGGCTTGGTTCTGGCGAATGCTTGTGGCGCCTGTGTCGGTCAATGGGAACGACCAACAATAGAGAAGGGTACCAAGAATACGATCATCTCCTCGTTCAACCGAAACTTCGTGGGAAGACAGGACGGCAATCCCGCAACGCATTCTTTTGTGGCTAGCCCCGAGCTGGTGACCGCCATGGCATTTTCTGGTGATTTGCATTTCAATCCTCTTAAAGATTCCATCAAGCTCGCAGACGGCAGTGACTTTCGCTTCTCACCTCCACGTGGATCAGCGTTGCCTGATAAGGGCTATGAGCGTACATTGGAATTTTACGAAGCTCCACCTGTCGATGCATCCGATGTGACTCTCGCGGTAGATCCCAGCTCTAGCCGGATACAGTTAATCACTCCCTTCGAAGAGTGGtctggagaagatcatcaagattTGAAAATGCTCATCAAGGTCAGAGGGAAATGTA CGACGGATCACATTTCCGCAGCTGGACCCTGGTACAAGTATCGAGGCCACTTGCAAAACATATCCCAGAATCTCCTGATTGGTGCGATCAACGATGAGAAT GGCAAAGCAAATCAAATCCGGAACAGCGATACGGGAGAATTTGGGACAGTGCCCTCCGTCGCCGAGTATTATCGGGACAATGGGAAGAAATGGGCTATCGTAGCTGGCGATAACTACGGTGAAGGCTCATCCCGGGAAGCCGCAGCTTTATCACCTCGCTACATGGGCTGTTTCTCCGTCATCGCTAGGTCAATGGCTCGTATCCATGAGACT AATCTCAAAAAGCAGGGATTGTTACCTCTATTTTTCAAGGATCCAGCCGATTACGACTCCATCAAACCTGGCGCCGGACTGAGATTGTCCAATCTACTTGCTTTGTCGCCGGGTAGTCCAGTGTACCTGGCGTACACCAATCCGGGCCAGGAAGCTATGCAAGCTGAGCTCTTTCACACGTTAACAGAAAGACAGATAGGGTGGTTCAGAGCTGGCTCAGCCCTCAATACACTTCGACCTCGCTCATAG